The Lolium rigidum isolate FL_2022 chromosome 1, APGP_CSIRO_Lrig_0.1, whole genome shotgun sequence region TGGATGAATTTTataggtgttatagattctattttttttaaaatgcGTTAATACTACATAGTTTAAATTTGCATCCTCGGAAaaagatactccctccgatcaatactaattgtttctgtttTACTACAACTTTCTATGAAGTATGTATCTCTGCATTATATTTGTTTGAACTACTTATACAAAAAGAAATTATTTAGGGAAAAAAACTTGTGAACGATGGAGATGGAGATTTCTTTGAGTAAAGGCCGTCATATTTGTTGCCATGAGCAGCCCACATAAGCCCGGCCCAGCCCAACCCAGTCTATAAACACAGCACCCTCATTCTCGACCTCCAACCCCTCGATAcaaaccctccgccgccgccgccaccaccaccgcgcgAGGAGACCAGCCGCCAACCCCGGCGAGCGAAGATGAAGACGATCCTGGCGTCGGAGACGATGGAGATCCCGGAGGAGGTGACGGTGAAGGTGTCCGCCAAGATGGTGTCGGTGACGGGCCCCCGCGGGACGCTCACCCGCAACTTCAAGCACCTCAACCTCGACTTCCAGCTGCAGGAGGGCGGCCGGAAGCTCAAGGTTGACGCCTGGTTCGGCACCCGCCGCACCATGGCCGCCATCCGCACCGCCATCTCCCACGTCCAGAACCTCATCACCGGCGTCACCAAGGGCTTCCGCTACAAGATGCGGTTTGTGTATGCTCACTTCCCCATCAACGCCTCCATCAACTCCGGCAACAGGGGCATCGAGATCAGGAACTTCCTCGGCGAGAAGAAGGTAGCTTGCTTCATCTTTCTGCAGATCGGTCGTCGTCGCTCGCCTCAGATTAACTCGTAGAAGATAACGGGGTTGTGAGATGTGTTCTTGCTGGGGCTGATTGGTTGGTTTTCTGACCTGCTGAGTGCAGGTGAGGAAGGTGGACATGCTCGACGGAGTGACCATCCTGCGGTCCGAGAAGGTGAAGGATGAGATCGTCCTCGACGGCAACGACATCGAGCTCGTCTCGCGCTCTGCTGCCCTCATTAACCAGGTGAATCAACTGGATTCAGCCCCTTTATTTCTTACGTAAATGGCGGTGAAGCATGAATTATTTGTCCACGGTGATATACCTTAATAGTTTGATTGTTTTTTATCATAATGCTTGGCATAGTGTTATCTGTGCTGCATTGCGATGTTTTAGATGCAAGATATCGGGTGTTGTTTGCTGTGATGCATATATTCCTGCTTGTGCTCTTCAACATGATGCTGCAAATGTGCCTGCTTTTGCAGTTTGCTGGACGTTGTGCTGTGTGTTTAAATGCCATCATTTGTCATTTTTTTCAGTGGCCAACCTGTGGATATTCCGGTGTTATTAAGTGGTAGTTAAATTATAGTCTAGTTCACAGGTGTTACGAACTGTATTGCCAAGTTTGTTATGCACAAATACATTTGTTGTGTCGGGATCTGTATCATTGGTAAAGGTTTAGTGAACTAGAGCATCCAAATGCTTGACTCAGTCAGAAGTCTCCCTGTTTGCTTTTCGTAAAAACTTTGGTGGAAATGGACTTTCCCGTGGTAGTATGTGCTCATCTATTTGATTAATGTTACTTATACAGTTCTTTTTCTCGTTGGTTCACAGAAATGCCATGTGAAGAAGAAGGATATCAGGAAGTTCTTGGATGGTATCTACGTCAGCGACAAGGGTGCAATCAAGGAGGAGTAGGGAGCTCCATTCCAGGCATAGACAATAGTTAAAACCATTTCGGGGACTGTTGTCAAGAACCGCAGTTTCAGTGCTGCTGTGTCTCAGTATCTATGTGCTGCAATTTTGAATTTTCTTAGACTGAATTTTGTAGTGACTTAAGTAGAATGTGCAATGGAACATGTTATCGTTATCCCTGTTACTCTGAGAATGGGTACCATCGTTATCTGCCCCTAAAGATGTTTGGCTGCAGCTATTTCTAGTTAAAAAAAACATGACAGAGAGTCTCAAGGTGCTTTATTGCTAAATTATTTGGTTAAAATTGCGCATGTTCATTTGGAAGGTGTATTGATTTACCGTCTGTTTTAACTATGTCAGCTCAAGCAGCAGAGTTTTGTAGGTTTGTCACAAAATGATtttatcttgtgattcttgatgaCAATAGAGTGAACAGACAATATGAACGGGAGGAAATTGAGATAAATGAAGCTGCCTATTAGCTAGACATAGTTGAATTTTCCCTTTTTTGGGGCCAAAACAGCATTCAGTTCCTGTATCTAGTGTTTTGGACTCGGTGAGTAGTTAGACAATAATTCTGAATTTCTGTCCAATCTTAATACTCGATGAATTTTGGACTCCATTTTGTTTCTTCAAACTTTTTTCGCTCCAGGTATTGCACACAAGATTTCACATGAAGGTGTAAATCGCGTGATCCCAGAAGGGATTCACGGAAAGAATCCAGAGACGATTTGATTGATCTTCCAGTTGTTTCTTGGCATGGATCTGGATAATGTGATGCGTTACATGCGTAGCGTAACAACTGACAGACTATAATAACGAAGTACATGGGCCAAAATACTTTTTGCTGACAGATAGCGCACAAGTTCCTCCTAGAGCTGCCAGGTACATATAGAATCAGATGCCCGGTTAAACTGGCTTGTTTGCATACAGATAGCAGGGCAGGAAACAGACAAGAAGATGATCGCAGAATTATACAAATCGTCATACCATCTGTAATATATGAAGTATTTCGGATGCAGATTGTTGAGGACGACATCAACAACGTTGTCTGTTAACACACTTGTTCTTCGAGTCTGAAACTCGGCTTTATGACCTGCATTGGTATAAATGGTGAACTACGCAACAATCACTCCCACTCTCAGcaaccatcttttttttttgaccgggtctacggcgggcttacgccagcctgaacATTGATCAAGAACAACAAGAGTACATGGGATCTTTACAATTTTTTAGAGGGAAGCGAGAGAGAGGGGGGGGAGGAAAGCTTCAAGGGGGTTCGAACCCATTACACCAATTATTAAGAGTGAGGGAGGGGGAGGAGGTAGTACAGCGATGCGCCCACAACCTAATATCCTCAATGCACCTATGAGAGACAAGACTTAGGTCTTCATTCACGCCATTGAAAGTCTTGGCGTTTCTTCTCTTCCAGATATTCCAGGTGATGGCGGCGACGATTGTAGTCTCTTCAAAAGTCCTACACCGCATGGTCCGGAGGTCGGCCGAGATTGGAGGGCCTCCCCACGCTGAAGTCTGGAAAGAAGAAGGTCCAAACTTCCCAGGCCCGGGGGCAGAGCAGCAGCATGTGGTCGGTGTCTTCGTCTTGGGGGCAGGAGAGGCATGTAGCAGAGGTACTGAGACTGTGGCGAAACCGGCGTTCATTGGTCGGGAGACGCTTCTTCAGGGCAAGCCATCCGAAAACTTTGCACT contains the following coding sequences:
- the LOC124667635 gene encoding 60S ribosomal protein L9, with amino-acid sequence MKTILASETMEIPEEVTVKVSAKMVSVTGPRGTLTRNFKHLNLDFQLQEGGRKLKVDAWFGTRRTMAAIRTAISHVQNLITGVTKGFRYKMRFVYAHFPINASINSGNRGIEIRNFLGEKKVRKVDMLDGVTILRSEKVKDEIVLDGNDIELVSRSAALINQKCHVKKKDIRKFLDGIYVSDKGAIKEE